Within Lepus europaeus isolate LE1 chromosome 8, mLepTim1.pri, whole genome shotgun sequence, the genomic segment tgaaccggtacccatatgggatgctggcatcacaggcagtacctaacccattataccacagagCTGGCTTCTCACTTTGAGTTTTAAACCAAGCTGGCTCATGTTGGGAGTAGTTTGGGTCCCACTCTGCTAGGTGGATGGAGAACAAGGTCAGGGCGACCGGCTCTAGGATCGCTTGGTGGTGTGAGCTTGGCTTCCTGGTCAGTCTTTGGTTTCCCTGGGCCATTGGCCCTGGCATCCCCTAGGGGCCCCCACAGCGTCCAACAGCTGGAGGTTTTCTTTCCCCCTTTTCCACAGGAAGCCCGTGCCCGTGCAGAGTGGTGAGCGTGTCCTTGGGGGTCTGTGTACGAGTCGCCAGGAACTCCTGCTGCAGGTTGGCGGGCTCCGCCTTTGGTGCTGAAGCCGGCACAAGCAGGGGCTCAGCTTCTGTGGCTGAGCGTGAGGTTGCCTTGGGGCATCCTGCCAGGCGCTCCCCGTCTGAGGGAACTGTCGGGTCACCTGGGGGCTGGCCCGCTCAGTCCAGTTGGTTGGAGAACACCTCGTCTGTGACCTCTGGGCAGCCAGCGTCTGGCCCGGAGCTGCTGGGTTTAAGGTTTCTGCCACCTCCAGGTGAGTGTGCAGGCTTCACACAGCATCCTGTGACACTTGGCCACATGGGCCGTCGTCAGCCGGTACTGCCCTTTGTATTCCATTCGTGAGGACTGGGTGAGGCACCTGGAGTGTTAGCTCTTGCCCCGGAGTAAGTTTATCTCCTCCCATCCTAGGAGGGCTCGGAGACAGGGTGGCTAGCCTTAGAGACACCACTGGAAGAAACCAAGGCCCCAACACTGGAGACAGTTCTCTGCCCACGTGCTTACAGGAAGAAAGGCTTAGCTACGCCTGGGAGCCCCAGAGCTGGGGCGCTGGTGAGTGCCTGTCTGATCGAAGGCCCTTTCCCGTGCCTATTCCCCCACCAAAGGTTCCCTGTCTCCTCCCTTTGTGGCTTCACACACAGGCTATGCCAAAATAGAGACATTAGGTACCCAGATCCTGCAGAACCTGGTGTCGTGTTGAGGGGGGTTGGGAGGGGGCAGACCATCTGCGCTCTCTCTGGACCGAGTTGATGCTGTCCTCGGGACAGGTGGAAGCTGAGGTACGTTACCTCCATTTCCTTGGCAGAGTTGAGCCGTTTTCCTGGAGACCTTGTAGCCAGCCTCCCACAGGAGGGTGAGGAGCAGTCGTGTGCCCCCATGCAATCCTCCCCAACCTGCCCTTTTCACAGGAGGTCCACGTACCGGAGTAGCATGCAGAGGCCAGCACGGAACTAACATAGCTGGAGAGTTTTTGAATCCTTGTGCAGTCTAGGCCAAGTCAGCTGGCCCTTGTCACTGTTCCAGCGCAGGCACCTTCACGGGGCTCGTAGAGGCTACAAGACACCACTCTTCTCTCTGGGGAACTACGAGCCATGATTTTTGCTTCTGGCCTTCCCTGGCTGAGGGCTGCTTGGCCACGGGAGTTGAAAGTTCTCTGAGCCTGCAGTTTCCCTCATATCTTCACCCACGGAGGCCactggacagggagagagaggaatttGTGTAACTTCATGGCCGCCTAAACCACATCGCCGTGGCAGAGAACAGGGTGATAGGCTTGGAGACCTGTGGCTCCCGTAGTAGAAGCCTCCTCTGTGCGAGGGGCCCACAGACAGGGTCACCACTGAGTGCTCTGCCCCTGTGCCCTCCATGAAGTCTGTGGGCCAGCCCCCTACAGTCATTCTGAGCATGGGCTCCTGGGGGCCCAGTCTGTCCTGCTCTTCCTTGTAGTTCTCCATGGTCCTGGGTGCACAGAGGCTCCCTCGTAGTTCTCCATGGCGGCTGGACCCACAGAGTCTTCCCCTGAGGTCTCGGGCGGTCACTGTCAGGGCTGGTAGTGCTAGGGAGTTGGGTGACATTTTCCCAACTGTTGTGGACGCTTGTTTTCCAGTGGCCTTCCTGGTGACAGTGGCACGTTGGTTCCATCCCAGTCTGGCCGAGCTCTCCCTGTCCTCACCATGCACCTGCTGGAGTGCCTCTTTGGGGGTGTCCTGACTGTTGCACTGAGCTGTGGCATTGAGCAAGTCAGCTTCCCGGCGGGCTTGCTGAAGCCCCCGACAAGCCCTCTGGTGACAACCTCCAGCAAAGCCCTCTCACTTGTGTCGCTTGGGTCTGATGTCTCCCTGGGCCTGGCCAACGAAGGCGGTGTCCACCAGCCATTGATTTTCTGCCGCTCCGGGCTTGAGGGCATGTGGACACGAAGCCTCACACGGCCTCTCAGAACGAGCTTGGGTTCGCTTCAGGCCCTTGCAGCACTTCTGAGGTTTTGTTCACACTCATGGTCTTTCCCGCCATTTAACAGCCTCTTGACAGCTCTCCAGCATTCGAAGCTCTGGGGCTTCATTTGTCTTCAGGGAAGTGGACGTTTACAGTCTCAGAGCATGTTCTTCCAGGTGTTTTGGCGCTGCCTGGGTAATTTGGCAATGTTCCTGGGTGTTAAACAGCTGGGCCAAGTAGGTCTGTGGGCCTGGATGATGGATTGCGTCAGACCTGTCCGAGCCCAAGGCTCCCTGTGAACGAGGAGGTGGGCGGTGGAGAGGGGCTGACACTTGAAGCCGTGTCGACCCCTTGCACCTGGCCACCATTGTCACAGCTGATGGTCCCTAGATTTCTCTCGGCTTCTGTTGGGAGGAGGTCATCAACAGGGTCCTCTTGGCTCTTTCCAGTTGGAGAACGCGGGTTGGGAATGGCAGCCCTGCGGTGACTGCAGTCCGAGGTGTCTCAGGTGGCTTCAGGGGTGCAGGCGGCTTCTGCTGAGGCTCTGGGCACGGAGTTCATCTCTCCCCTACTTGCGGGGAGTGCAGGTGGTAGCAGAGGGTCaagcctgccctggctgctcgGCTGAGATGGACCCCTCAGGTTCTGGCCAGCACTGTGAAGGGGCCGCCGTGATGTGAGCTCTCTTCCAGACAAGACTTTAGCCAGCGTGGCTGAGACCTGTGACTTGCTGGCAGTCAGTATATGGGAACTGGTCGGGCAGCCTGGTTTTCAACAATGACCGATATGCTCTGTTGATTACCTCTTGTCCCGGGACCCTTAAGAGGGCCAGCATCTTTCCCAGAAGGTCTGAGTTTTCCAGGAGTCAGCACCATCGTCTCGTGATTACCCCTTTTTGAAATTTCTCACCGTATTTACTAACTCTTGGTTTGctgtttccttctgcccccagctATGGATATGAATTCTCCTGGGGAACAGGGAGGCCATGGCTGGGTCTGGGGCTTCCacagggtccctgggcccctcccctgccccttccaggTGTGCACTGGCTTTTCAGGCGGGAGGGGTTGGTTTTATTGAAAGAGGACAGGGCAGGGTTTAAGGTAGGAGAGGACCTGggatccctggggtgggggccacTTGCTCTCCTTGGCTGGGGCCCCCTGTACCTTGGGGTCCCTAGTCCCCAGGTACATGTGACATTGAGACAGCCACTATCATAGGACAGAACTTGGTGACTGTCGCTGACATCTTGTTGTTTCCCAGCTGTGCTGAAGGTCACAAATAgaagttttctcttatttgtttaCAAAGAATCATTTCAGGTCACTCCTCAAATTTGGCAGGGtcccagccatcacctgctgtctcccagggtgcaatagcaggaagctggaactgagagcagagagatggatcagaagtggagcagccaggactagaaccggcgcccctatgggatgccagcattgccattggcggcttaacctgctgcactacagcgccggccactCACCCAGGTGCTTGATTGTGTCATGAGGCTGGCCTGGCCACATGGGTGTGTGTGCCATTGGGCAGGCACGTCTCAGGAGGTGTCCTTGTTAAGCAGTGCACAGATGTGAGTCTTCCAACGTTCCAGCGCCGTGGTTGCTGGGGTGGAAAATGTCTCTGGTTCTCACTCCGTGACGTGACTCTGAcatctccctcaccctctcaTTAGGTTCAGGGAGCCAGCTTCCGAGGCTGGAAAGAGGTGACTTCTCTGTTCAACAAAGACGATGAACAGCACCTGCTCGAAAGCCGCAAACCTCCCAAGTCCAAAGGGTAAGTCGGCTGGGCTCACTGCGGACCGGGGCAGTGGTTTCCATGCAGGGAGGCACCCTGCCTGTCCCTGCTGGGCGTCCCAGCTGGGCGCCGTGTCGCCTTCTCCCTTTGAGTCAGTAGAAATGGGCTGCCTTGCGTGTCCCAGACAAAATAAAGCAGCCCTTCCTCTGGGGAGCGGCTTCTGCGAGGCCGAGCAGAGGCGAAGCGGCCTGAGCGCTGCCCGCTGGGCTTGCTGCAAAGCAGAGGGCGGAGGCACCGACCGTGAGAGATGTAAACCGGCACGTGGCTGCTAACTTTATTATAAACATTCCAGAATGTTAAGAAGGGTCCTTAAAGTTGAAAACAGATTCAGCAGCTACCTAGTGGTGTCACGGTCACCGGTGGGCGCCGCTGAGCCTGCGGTTCGGAGCCTGCCGCTCGagctgcctgcccccagggcGTCCCTGCGCTGTTGTGCCCTGGCGCGGGTTCACGCGCCGTGTGCTCTGGCTGATCAAGGCTTCACCGCGTTCTGGGCCCCTCGTTGTCACGGCCCGCAGGGACAGCAGTGCCTGAGGCTCAGGCCCGGCTCCCACTTCCTTAAAACAGAGGGACGCCTGGACTCTGACAGTGCCTCACTCAGTGCTTGGGACCCATGTGCTGTCAACAACGCCACTGAACGCCCGTCTGATGCTGGGGCACGTCCTCCCCTTGTTCCTCCGTCTGGACCCTGGATGTGTGAGCGTTCTGTTTGCTCAGACGCTGGGGCTCTGCCCCCGCTCGGCCTCACCAAGGCCCCCACAGCCGAGTCTGGTCTGGGATGCAGCTGACCTCAGGTGTTGGCAGGTGCTCAGATACGGCCTCCACCAAGCATCCTAAGCAATGGGTGGAACTGATTTTCCTTATTGTCTGCAACAAATTTCACGTTCAGAAGTGTTCACATAGCTTTCTGCACACTGTAACACTCTAGAAGAGAACTTTGTACGTAGGACACTTTCCTGAGATCCCTCTTTCGTCTCCTGTAGAGCTAATTCACGGCTAAAAGAAGAGTTGAAGACAGAGAAGAAGTCTGGGTTTTGGGACAGCTTGGTCTTAAAACAGAACACGCAGTCCAAGAAGCCGGATGAGATTGAAGGCTGGGAGCCTCCCAGGCTTGCTCTGGAAGACGCAGCAGCCGACTCAGGGGACACCCCGGGCAGCTGCCCGCCCTGGCCAGAGTGGGAGGACGCCACCAAGGGCTCCACCAAGTACACCAGCCTGGCCAGCTCAGCGGGCAGCTCCCGGTGGAGCCTCAGGTCCGCGGGGAAGCTGGTCAGCATCCGCCGACAGAGCAAGGGGCACCTGCGGGACGGCTGGGAGGAGGCCGAGTGAGGCTGAGCCGTGGCCGCATCGGCGCCCTAGAGGAGGTAGAGAAGCCACTCCGTGCCTGACCTGACGCCCGAAGGTGACCTGACCTCCACACTGTGCCGCGGCGCCTGCGCGGGGCTCCGTCTGCTGCCTCACCGCAGCGACGCGTGTCTCCGCGGCGCCACCGTCTGCCGAGCCCGAGCTGAGGGTTTCTGAGCTGACCCCAGGGATGGCCGTGCCGCTGACCACAGCCGTCTGTCCCTCCTACCTCCTACCTGCTCCTGCATGCAACACGCGTGTCCCGTCTGTGACACGGGAATGTAGCAGCCATGCAGTTGCCAGAAAATTGCAGTCCAGGAAATGAGATGAATCTCCTGTGTAACTCAGCAAATTAAACTTTTCCCTCCTGAATTAAAAACCTGTAGACAAGTCACTGAAAAGCAAGGCTTACGTTTGCACACGCGTCTGCTGCTGAGGAGCGACGGCCTCCGTGCACCGGATGCAATGATGGCTCTTCTGGGAGTTTTATTTTTACGGCTCCTGAACTTTTAAATAttgatctttattttctttgaacaACTGGCTCtctttttatttgcatattaGAGCAATGCCATAAAGTGTGGATACAGGTCCATCACTTTATGACCGAGTTTTGTTGGGAAGACGTTAAGCTGCT encodes:
- the TDRP gene encoding testis development-related protein isoform X1, which produces MWKLSRGRVLLDEPPEEEDGLPELPPPALAAAPAQEGSETGWLALETPLEETKAPTLETVLCPRAYRKKGLATPGSPRAGALVQGASFRGWKEVTSLFNKDDEQHLLESRKPPKSKGANSRLKEELKTEKKSGFWDSLVLKQNTQSKKPDEIEGWEPPRLALEDAAADSGDTPGSCPPWPEWEDATKGSTKYTSLASSAGSSRWSLRSAGKLVSIRRQSKGHLRDGWEEAE
- the TDRP gene encoding testis development-related protein isoform X3, whose protein sequence is MWKLSRGRVLLDEPPEEEDGLPELPPPALAAAPAQEGSETGWLALETPLEETKAPTLETVLCPRAYRKKGLATPGSPRAGALVQGASFRGWKEVTSLFNKDDEQHLLESRKPPKSKGTAQPTTSHQAEESWQIGAETSRDYQALKKQLTW
- the TDRP gene encoding testis development-related protein isoform X2, translated to MWKLSRGRVLLDEPPEEEDGLPELPPPALAAAPAQVQGASFRGWKEVTSLFNKDDEQHLLESRKPPKSKGANSRLKEELKTEKKSGFWDSLVLKQNTQSKKPDEIEGWEPPRLALEDAAADSGDTPGSCPPWPEWEDATKGSTKYTSLASSAGSSRWSLRSAGKLVSIRRQSKGHLRDGWEEAE